DNA from Lagenorhynchus albirostris chromosome 15, mLagAlb1.1, whole genome shotgun sequence:
TCACAAAGCTCGGCCAGTGGCCGGCCAGCCAGGGCATAACGCTCAGCCGTGTCCACGAACCAGCTCATGCTACTGCTGCCAGGCTCCATCTCAAAGACACTGAGGGCACTGGAGGCGAGGCCTGAGAAGGGCTCGGCAGGGTCCAACTTGCGCTTGAAGAAAATTGGGTGGCGCCGATCCCCAGTGTAGGGCTTGCGCCCCGACTCAGTGGCCACTAGGCTCTCCTTGGCTGCGAAGGCCAGATCCCCAAAGAGACCATAGCAGAGGCCCTCAGGGTTGGCGCGCTCAACAGGCTGGCTGGCATCACGGAATAGGTGCTGGCATAGGGTGCTGTCCTTGGAGCCggagagcaggaaggagggatCGTGCGGGTGGCGCCAGGCAATGCCTGTTGTGACATCGCGGTGCTCCTCAAACATGGCAGCTGGCACAAAAGGCCGGCGCACGTCCCACACGTAGATGTTGTGGTCCACCATCATGGAGCACGTAGCTAGGTGGTGGCGGCACTCAGGCCGCCACTTGACTCTGGCCACGGATGCAATGGTTTGCACGCAGTGCACCTCCTTAGCGCGGTGTGTGGTCATGTCCCAGACCTTTACCATCTTGTCACGCCCACCTGTGGCCAACCAGCCCCTGTGGAAGGCCCGTGAGGTCCTCAGTGACCTCTTTTGGGGTGGGAGGGCTCCCCACTCTGTCTCACAGGTCTTGAGGCAGTGAGAGAGCCCTTCCATAAGCCCCACCCATCTTGCCCCATTGCcccggcccccaccccaccccacacctgTCCTCGGGGTGCCAGTCGCAGCAGAAGACAGGCCCATTGTGGGCCGTGAACATTCTCTCACAGCGGTCGGGCCGCCGAATGTCCCAGAGCTGCACGTTGCCGTTCTCAAAGGTGGAGGCGAATGTGAAGTAGTCCCGGATGCTGAACTGGACGTCACGCACACTCTCAGACTGGCCTGTGGGCAGGACGTCAGTGGAGGGagagttgggggtgggtgggtgggtagccTACAGGGACTCCAGCAGGGAGAGCAACCAAGGGGTATCCCTTGGAGTGAATGTGGACTGGTGTCACATGCCTGCCCATGGCGCAGGCCAGGAGGCCTAGAGGGTGGAGTAGATACTGCCAAGGCCTGCCCAGGGTGGACAAGGGTGAGGAGAGGCCTGGCAGAGCAGACACAATAGCCTGGGCTGGTGAGAGGGACACAGGCATTGGGTGGTTTTGACACAGGCTCCTGGACCTCGATTTTCCCTGGATTCTGCAACTGACATCAGTCCTTGGGCGAAGCTGTGGTCGGCTTCAGGACCAGGTATCAGAGCATTGAATGAACAGGGGCCTCAGTGGGCTGAATACAATCCTTCGGGGGCCTGAGGCCCACGGAGGCATGGATGGGATGCCCCAGGATCTGCCCAGTCCCTACACCTTGAGCTGGAGCCGCCAAGTCAGCCCCAGAGCACTGGACACCTTGAGGGTACACGTCCACCCCTGTGGACCACCACACCAAGAGCCTCTGAGTGCAGTGTCCAGCTTTTCCCCAGCACAGGTAGCTCAAGGTCTGTCTTAAGAGGCCCTCAGATTCTCTCTGGGCTCTGCCCTGTGCTTCACTTGGTCTCAGCGAGGTGAAAAGGGAGAGCTGGCTCAAGGGGAGTTGTCAGGGAGCTGGGCCTGCTGGGAAGAGAACTGCGGGGGGACCAGGCAGTGCACCACTCCCCACTGCTTCCCTGGGCTGAGGACCCTGGAGGTAGACTTTGTGCAATGAGGTGGCCTGGAGCTCTGAGGCAAGGAAAGAGGAGACAGCAAAACAAACCCTCTGCTCAGCTGCCCAGGTGGGCTGTGGATCTGCTCAGGCCCTGCTCTCTCCCTGATCTCACACTCAGCCTTGACTCCTGCTGACTCCATAAGTGCATCAGAGCTGTGACCACACTCCAGGTACCCCTCACACTTCCACCAGGCctacccctgccctgcccctctcctgcTCACCTCCACCCACTCTTCCAGTGCCAGCTCGGCtggctcctcctccaggaagccctctgagAGTACATCTGAGGGCCTTTGATGCACACAGCATTTCTCAACCTGCCTAGACAGGCCAGCCACCTGCAGAGATGCACACCTGCCCGACCCGCCTCCAAGGGCCTCACCCGAGAAGGTGCTGACAGAGTCCTTCCTGCGAAGGTCGAAACACTTCATGAAGCCATCCTGGGAGCCACTGAGCAGCACGTGGGCCTCAGTGGGGTGGAAGCAGACTTTGTTCACCGTGCGTTTGTGCTCCGTAAACAGCTGGTCCTGCTTGTTGCGGGATGGCCGGCCCAGGTTCCAGGTGACCACGACTCCATTAGTCGCCGCCGTGGCAAGCAGGTTCTCGTCCATCTGGTGCCAAACAACATCTGCACAGCTCAGGTTGAGCGAGGGCTTGCGGCCCACACGAAGGTTCAGCTTCTCCACAAACTGCTCCTCCTCAATGGCATAGATCTTGAAGATGCTGCGGCCTGCCACGACCACCTGGGCCGCGTCACGGCACACACTGATGGCATTGGCTGGTGCATCCAGGTGGCAGTGCATGGTGCGGCCCGTCAGCGTGCTGCCACCCAGGGCTGTAGTCACGCGAGACATCTTCTCCATGGGTGCACGGGTGGTGGGGATAGGTCAATGAAGTTGGCAGGGCTGGTCAGCCTGGGGGTAGGGACCTGGCAGTTCAGAGCCTTTACCCTGGGTGGTTCCTCCAAAACTGCTTAGTCCAGGGCAGTCCACCATTAGTCAGTCTGACAGGCAAATTCCATCACCCTGGCTGAGCAGTCAGAAGGCGCCATAGCTGCCCTGAGGCCAGTGAGTCCCATGTCTGACTTCTGGGGAAGACCCTACCTGGTCAGTCCCAGGCCAGGCCACCTCTCCAACCCCCCAACTGCCAGATTAGGATAGTCACTGGACGTTCGGTCAGTCAATCCCGCTCGGGGAAGCCAGGTGGTTCCCACCGTCCGCAAAGTCGGCCTCTGGAAGGCGGGCAGAAGGATAGAGGAGCCCGGAGAACACAGGCTATAAAGGCGCGAGGGACACAGAGGGACTTCAAGGACCGAGCTGTTTAAGGAGCCTGGGGGGGTCTGGCGAGACCGGAGGCAGGAGAGGCTGGCGGCGCGGAGGTTGCGGGCGAGCGGAGGCAGCGGGAACAGAGCTAGCCGAACGGAGAAGTCTCTCCTTCCGAGAGCACCCGAACCATTTCCTAAAATTGCCGGGCCGGGGAGGAACCGCCGCGCCGGAAGCGGCCCGTCTCTTTCCTGCCCCCCCGCCGGACGTGGTCCTTTTCTTGCCAGCCCCTCGCCGGAGGCGGGTGCCCACACTACAAACGTTCCGGATCCGGGAGCTACGCTGGTGGAGGCGGAGGGGTTGACCGGGACTAGGGGTAGAGGGGTTCCCCCGGTTCCGCCTCGAGtggtggtggggttttttttaatcacttttttttttttttttttttttttgcggtacgggggcctctcactgttgtggcctctccctttgcggagcacaggctccggacgcgcaggcagcggccatggctcacgggcccagccgctccgtggcatgtgggatcttcccggaccggggcacgaacccgtgtccactgcatcggcaggcggactctcaaccactgcgccaccagggaagcccctattgcaGTATTTTAATGCTAATGCTCATCTCTGCCCCAAGGTCCATCAGCAAGTCCAGGCATCCCTAAACTAGTCCTGAATCCCTCCATCGTCTCCGCCTCCTTTCTCGCCCTCCCCGGGACCCCAAGAGCAGCCTTCTAACGGCTCTCCCTGGGTTCCTCGTTTCCCCTGATCTGAACCCCGCACAGCAGTCAGGTACCACTCTTTGGCCTTAGGTCCCCCATAAGTCCCCACCGCGCTGTGAGTAAATCCCAAACTCCCGGCCTCTTCCTCTCTCCGCGCACCTCCAGCCACGGCGGCTTCTAGCCCTTCTTCCAGCTGGGCAAGCTCTTCCCTGCCTCGTGGCCATCGCACGTTTTCGCCCGCTGTCCTCTCCAGAAGGGATCTCCTTCTCCTTCAGAGTTCAGCTTACATGTCACGTTTTtggaggccttccctggccaccccaTTTAACGTGACCTCTCCACTGTCACCTCCACAGCGCTTGTCACAACCCATTCCTTTGTATACTGGTTGTCATCTGTTGCACACGAGTATGAACTCAACCAGGCAGAGATCacatctgtctctgtctccaagAGCTCGAGTGCCTGACCCGACCTGTTCACACAAGCGGCTCGGCTCAATCAGTGACTCTGTGAGCCTGCCTTTCTCTCCTGGGTATGAGCCCTGGTCTGTCCGTGCTGCACTGTGTGATCTTTTAGGACAGCGGTCCCTaacctttttggtaccagggaccagtttcgtggaagccaatttttccacggacgtgggacgggggtgtggggaggttcaggcggtaatgtgagcgatggttcaggtggtaatgcaatcgatggggagtggcagatgaagcttcgcttgctcacctgccgctcaccttctgctgtgcagtcgggggtgggggggtgttgtGGACCCGTTTTAGGATATCCCTGACCCATTCCTATCCTTAGTTACCCTGTGCCTGAAACAGGCCTCATTTTTGCCCTTCTGGAAGGATAGGCTAGATCCTAGATATTTTGGAGGGAATGTTATGTGTAATAATTTTAGTGTCTCTCCCCCTCTGAAGCAGTGAGAGGTTAGGGACCTTCTGTTGGTCGCTGCTGGGTTTCCAGTCTGGCACAGTGTTACCAGCCTCTGCACGTTTGTTGAAAGAACCAGTAAGTCTGATGAGTTGAGAGGTGCACAAAAATTCAGACTTGGGCCACTCAGGACAGATACACCTTCCCCCCACCATGGCGTCATGACCTAAAACCAAATCAGACAtgtgtttttacaacttttttaatatatatttttataaacaggTCACGTGATAAAATAGCACAAGAAACACTTACCAAATATAAGGTTATATCTTCCGCATATACAGGAGAATGAGGTCGTATGtacaataagaaaatgattttaggggttggttggttttgttttcctctctccccctAATTTTTCCTCCTACAGTCGTTGGAAATATCACAGCTTCAGTTGCATTAATACTTTGGACAAATGGacagctgcccctccccactagggagctgtggggaggaggggctgaagAAACTGGCTCCTGACCACCTCAGCCCTGGAGCCTCTGGCCAGCGCTCCAGGGGCAGGGAAATCTTTGGGCTGTTGAACTGTTTCTCTTCAACAGCATCTCTCGctcgctctttctctctctctctctctctctcactctctggcTCTCTGGAAACTGGTTACTCTCTTCCAAccggatgggggggtggggggagtgtccCAAGATTGGATGTGGGTGCTGTATATCCTGGGGCTCAAGGTTGGGATGGAAAGGGgtcccagccccctcctcagtAATTGCCAAGATGTGCCAGCACCCCCGGGACCTCCCAATATCTTGGGATTGGACAGAACACGGTGAACCCATGTGGGCAAGTAGAAGTTTGGGAAGCTGGGGAGGGGTGTGAGGCTAGAAAGGAGCCCTCCCTCCTTTGGGTGTTGAGGGTGAGCTGGCCACTGGAAGATCGGAGCCGCTGGCTGGGGCCCCCTTTCCCAGCTTCCACCTGATGGATACCTGCCCTGGGTGAAGTGTGATGCTGAGGGGCCTGGGCCCAGCTGGCTACAGGGGCTGCGGGGCAGGGTCCAGCCAGGACTGCTCCCAAGGCCTGCAGGCCCAGATGGTCGCTCCAGCTTCAGGTCTCTCAAGGTAGCTCTACCACCCCTCGGTTGAGGTGGACTGGAGCCAGCTGGGCTAATGTTGATTATGCCAGGGTCACTGTCAGCCCAGCGGTCCCTCTCCTAATCCAGTTCTGCCCTAGCCTGGCCAGGGCCCAAGGCCCTTAGGCCTGTGTATGGGGGTGGGGCGAGCACGGCCTGTCTCACACAGCGGCAAAGAAGAGGGGAGGTCGCTGGGGTCAGGCTGGTATGAGGTGGGGGAAGGGCGGGTGGGACTTGGGCTCCTGGGCGGGCCATGGCTTTGGCGGCGGCCTGTTTCCCCTCGCACCCCTCGGAGGGCTCCAGGCGCGGTGCAGTGGAAAATGCGGGAAGCCCTGGGGTCTCTTCCGGGCCCCCGTGTCCTGAGGGGACCCAGCTCCCCTCAATCCCCCTGGGCcctgccaggggtgggggggacagcGGGGAGACAGAGAGGGGTGTGGCGGGGAAGGCGGTAGGGGCGGCCGTCTGACGAGCTCAAAGCGCCCGCAGGACCGAGCCCCAGCCCCCCGCACCCAGCGGGCGGGCAAAGGATGGCTGCGGCTGTGGCGTGGTGGAGGGCGGGCGTGCAGTTGCGGGTGCGAGGGGCATGCACAAATTCCCCgagcgtgcgtgcgtgcgcgggGCTGGCCCGCCCACCGCCCTCCCTGCTCGAGGCGGGGCCGGGAGGAGAGCGAGGGGCCGAGAGGCGGGAAGGCCCTGCGCTACTCGACGACGAGGCAGCGGGGCAGGTGCTGCGAAAAGTACTTGAAGAGCTCGGGGGTAGCCCCAGGGCAGTTGGTCAGCTCCAGCTCCTCCAGCTCCTGCAGCTGCACCAGGCCCGACAACCCGGTGGCGGTCAGCAGCGGGCAGCCTGCGTCGGGCGGGAGGCGGGGCGGCGGCTGAGTGGGCGCGGCCCGAGGGCTccggagggcggggctggggggagggagctcGGGGGCCGGGCAGGAGCAGGCCGGGCTAAACTTTGCCCGGCGTCTCCGTCTTCTGACTGGGACTTGGGACGCAGCGAGTCAGCACCAGGTATGGGTCTGCACAGGGGACCCGGCAGGGCTGGCGGAGTCGGACTAATGGGGGTGGGTGGTCACTGCCCAGGAggacggcgtggggggggggtctCACCTGCCAGAGACAAGAGACGCAAACTCCTCATGGCCAGGAGGTGCTTCAGCCCGAAGTCCTGCACCTGGGCGGGAAGGCGGGGCGAGTTAACTATTTCCGTTCGCGCCCCGAGGGAGCCCCACTCCTGGGGTCAGGCCatagggggcagggggtgggttcAAAACGGGGGTTCTCAGTTCCCCACGGAGTCGGTGAGGCCCTGGGGACTCTTTGCGCTTCGCTTACGTCGGCCGCTTGGGTGTGGAGGGATCCCAGACTTCATTACAGGATCTGAGCGGGCCGGGTGCAGGCCAGCGGCTTGTCTGGGTGGAGGCTTTCCCcgtgccccccacctcccctgcctACTCCCCAATCTCTGGAGGCATGGAGGGCTGATACCTGGCAGCACCATCGCAGGTAGAGGCTGCGAAGGGACGACATGGTGGACAAATAGCTGAGGCCAGTGTCCGTAATGCGTACACACCTGTGGTCGCAACAGAAGGAGGCTGCCCACCTTCAAAACACCCGaccccttcctccttttcccgAAGTGTCCCGGTCGTGAACTCCCCTCCTGCCCCAACATGCCCCGCCCTTTCCATAGCCCCGCCCCACCAGGCTCCGCCCCCACCTGACCCCTCGGTGGTATTCCCTACTGGCGGGACATAGCTCAGCCCTGCTCTCGTGTTATAGCCCACGTGTTATGAGGGCCCCGCCCCCCCCTTGCTGCAGCCCTACTCTAGCTATAGGCCTGTCCACTAGTCCACTGGCTCCCTGCTTAGAGGTCCGGCAGGCctcgcccagccctgccctccaaggccccgGGGTGGGGGACGCGCACACCTGTCCAGCACGAGCTCCTCCAGGCGGTGCAGGTCGCAGGCCACGTACTCGAGCGCCATGTCGGTGATGCGTGGGCACCACGAGAGGTCGAGGCTGCGTAGCTTGCGCAGGTTCTCGGCCACAAGCTCGACACCATCGTCGGTGACCTTGGAGcagccagagaggctgagtgCGGTGAGGTTGGGCAGGCTGTGCACCACGTTGACCACGCCGTGGTTGGTGATCTCCCAGCAGGAGAGCAGGCGCAGCGTGTGCGTGCTGTGGCCCTGGCGTGCCGTGAAGTAGGCCAGTGCTGTGTCCGTCACGTGGTAGGCCTGCAAGCTCAGCTCAGCCAGGTTGGGCAGCAGCTGAGAGATAGCCGCGATGGCGTCGTCGGCCACGTTGATGCAGTCGCTCACACTCAGCGAGGTGATGCGCGCGCTCAGGCTGGACCACAGCCCAGCTTCGGTGAAGTCGTTGCAGCCTGACAGCTCGAGGCGCACGACACCCTGCATCTGCTCCAGCATCACCTGAGGGCGGGCAGGCGCGGGGTCAGGAGGCCCAGACCTCCCCCTCGCCAGGGTGCAACCCTACCACGTTTTCCCCAGACACGCCCCTTCCCCCAGGGCGTGGTGAGGATGGTAGGAGACAGAGCAGAAGGAGCCCACCGAGGGGCAGGAAGCTGTGTTTTTAAGCGTGTATATGGTGTAAACATGCATCAAGCTGTATTCTGACAAGTGCACTTTACAGTGTGTTCGTTACACTTGAACAACATCTAAAAGAGGAGGCAGGGCACAGGGGGCCTGGGAGTCCAGGGCCTGGccagagcaggtgctcagagcCATAGGTGTTAATGATGTGATGTTAAGAGTCCAGGTCCCGGGGAAGGGGCTGCCTCCACAGCTGCTCCTCTGACCTTTGCCCgtttctcccacctcctccagcaTCCTCCCTACCCAATGTGAGCTTCTTGGGCATGCATGGCCTCGCATTTAATTGACTGCTTTGctgttgctgtcttgaaattcttagtcATCTTTGAACAAGGAACCCGAATTTTCATTTTGGTCCcccaaattatgtagccagtcctgctccccccaccccagagctaCACTCCTCCTCAGGACACCGACCCCACCCTCGGCTGCTTTGCTGCTAGTGTGCCCAAGCTTCTTCCTACTCCCCCCACATGTGCTGAGTGGCTgctgcctggccctgccccccatccctgcccttcTGGGCCAGTGGTGGTGCGCACCTCCAGGCCGGCATCAGTGATGGTGGAGCGCTTGAGGCTCATGGCCTTGACACCCTTCTTGGAGAGGGCATAGTTGTCGATGAACTCACAGATGTCCAGGTCGGAGACACCGACCAGGCAGAAACCCTCAAAGCCACGTGCTGCGAAGCCCTGCAGGTTCACGAACTCCTTCTCACCTCCAGGCAGAACTGTGTAGAGCTCCTTGGCATGCAGCACAGGCGTGAGGCCCGCCCAGAACTTGGGCTGGTAGAGCACACGCCTCCAGGCCTTGCACACCTGGGCCAGCACGCACCTCTCGCAAGCTGAGAAGTACCAGAAGAGGCCATTGAGGATCTTCTCGTCTGTGGCCAGTGGCGGCCGCTCTACTGGGGGCCCGGGCACTGGGGCTAAGGCTGGTCCACCAAGGGGGAGCCCTGCCTGGGGGCACAGGCCCCCGGCCAGAGCAGCCCGGGGCGGTGGGGCAGCCAGGCTGGGTGGTGGGAGGGTGGGCGGGGGTGGCTGGCAGGGGCGGTTCTTGGCAGCCGGCGTGCCCTTGGTGATGCTGGCTGTGCCCAGGCCGTTCGGCTGGCCTGGCAGCTTCACCAGGCCATTGCGAGGCAAGCATGGAGGCTTGGGGTCGCCGTCGACGCCCGGGCTCGACATCTTCCTCGCTCGGTCTGCAGACAGTGTCCAGGAGAGAGGGTAGTGAGTCTGCTGCCAGGGCAGAACTGAACTCCTTTCCATCCATGGGCGTCCCCTCCCATGCCATTCCCAGAACCACCCAACAGAAAGGATCTGAGTGTaagtccctccctccctgactgAGCAGTTACAGGAAGGCAGGGCTGGTCATGACCACGACACtccttgagcacctactgtatgcacTGAGCTCAACCTCCACCCACTCACAGAGCTTTTCGATACCTAGGCACTAtggctcccattttacagatgacagaaCAGAGATGGAGGGACATTCGCCCATGACTGCTCCCTTTACCTTTGCTGCTCACCATCAATGTCTGCCAGGCCTGCCTCTGCTGGACAGGGGCTGGGGAACTGAGGGTTTGGGGCATTCTCTGGCCACTCCTCTATGGGGTGCCAGCGTAGCTGTCTGGAGTGGTTTGAGTAAGCCATCTGAGACTCACATACCAGCCTCTGAGAATCTCAGTGGCTACAGGAGGTTCTGTGGCTCAGAATCTACCGAGAGAAAGGGCAGGTGTCTTCCCAGGGTGCTTACCGTGATGCCAGCACAGTGAGCCCTGGACACATACTGTTTCTTTAATCCTCCACTCAACCCACTGAGGACGATGATGTGATGACTGTacccactgtacagatgagga
Protein-coding regions in this window:
- the FBXL16 gene encoding F-box/LRR-repeat protein 16, whose amino-acid sequence is MSSPGVDGDPKPPCLPRNGLVKLPGQPNGLGTASITKGTPAAKNRPCQPPPPTLPPPSLAAPPPRAALAGGLCPQAGLPLGGPALAPVPGPPVERPPLATDEKILNGLFWYFSACERCVLAQVCKAWRRVLYQPKFWAGLTPVLHAKELYTVLPGGEKEFVNLQGFAARGFEGFCLVGVSDLDICEFIDNYALSKKGVKAMSLKRSTITDAGLEVMLEQMQGVVRLELSGCNDFTEAGLWSSLSARITSLSVSDCINVADDAIAAISQLLPNLAELSLQAYHVTDTALAYFTARQGHSTHTLRLLSCWEITNHGVVNVVHSLPNLTALSLSGCSKVTDDGVELVAENLRKLRSLDLSWCPRITDMALEYVACDLHRLEELVLDRCVRITDTGLSYLSTMSSLRSLYLRWCCQVQDFGLKHLLAMRSLRLLSLAGCPLLTATGLSGLVQLQELEELELTNCPGATPELFKYFSQHLPRCLVVE
- the WDR24 gene encoding GATOR complex protein WDR24 isoform X2 yields the protein MEKMSRVTTALGGSTLTGRTMHCHLDAPANAISVCRDAAQVVVAGRSIFKIYAIEEEQFVEKLNLRVGRKPSLNLSCADVVWHQMDENLLATAATNGVVVTWNLGRPSRNKQDQLFTEHKRTVNKVCFHPTEAHVLLSGSQDGFMKCFDLRRKDSVSTFSGQSESVRDVQFSIRDYFTFASTFENGNVQLWDIRRPDRCERMFTAHNGPVFCCDWHPEDRGWLATGGRDKMVKVWDMTTHRAKEVHCVQTIASVARVKWRPECRHHLATCSMMVDHNIYVWDVRRPFVPAAMFEEHRDVTTGIAWRHPHDPSFLLSGSKDSTLCQHLFRDASQPVERANPEGLCYGLFGDLAFAAKESLVATESGRKPYTGDRRHPIFFKRKLDPAEPFSGLASSALSVFEMEPGSSSMSWFVDTAERYALAGRPLAELCDHNAKVARELGRNQTWTMLRIIYCSPGLVSTTNLNHSVGKGSSCGLPLMNSFNLKDMAPGLGSETRLDRSKGDARSDTVLLDSSATLITNEDNEETEGSDVPADYLLGDVEGEDDELYLLDPEHAHSEEPEYVLPQEAFPLRHEIVDTPPGPEHLQDKADSPHVSGNEADAASLVPVDSSFSLISVSHALYDSRLPPDFFSALVCDMLRFYAEQGDVQMAVSVLIVLGERVRKDIDEQTQEHWYTSYIDLLQRFCLWNVSNQVVKLSTSRAISCLNQASTTLHVNCSHCKRPMSSRGWVCDRCHHCASMCAVCHHVVKGLFVWCQGCSHGGHLQHIMKWLEGSSHCPAGCGHLCEYS
- the WDR24 gene encoding GATOR complex protein WDR24 isoform X1, which gives rise to MEKMSRVTTALGGSTLTGRTMHCHLDAPANAISVCRDAAQVVVAGRSIFKIYAIEEEQFVEKLNLRVGRKPSLNLSCADVVWHQMDENLLATAATNGVVVTWNLGRPSRNKQDQLFTEHKRTVNKVCFHPTEAHVLLSGSQDGFMKCFDLRRKDSVSTFSGQSESVRDVQFSIRDYFTFASTFENGNVQLWDIRRPDRCERMFTAHNGPVFCCDWHPEDRGWLATGGRDKMVKVWDMTTHRAKEVHCVQTIASVARVKWRPECRHHLATCSMMVDHNIYVWDVRRPFVPAAMFEEHRDVTTGIAWRHPHDPSFLLSGSKDSTLCQHLFRDASQPVERANPEGLCYGLFGDLAFAAKESLVATESGRKPYTGDRRHPIFFKRKLDPAEPFSGLASSALSVFEMEPGSSSMSWFVDTAERYALAGRPLAELCDHNAKVARELGRNQVAQTWTMLRIIYCSPGLVSTTNLNHSVGKGSSCGLPLMNSFNLKDMAPGLGSETRLDRSKGDARSDTVLLDSSATLITNEDNEETEGSDVPADYLLGDVEGEDDELYLLDPEHAHSEEPEYVLPQEAFPLRHEIVDTPPGPEHLQDKADSPHVSGNEADAASLVPVDSSFSLISVSHALYDSRLPPDFFSALVCDMLRFYAEQGDVQMAVSVLIVLGERVRKDIDEQTQEHWYTSYIDLLQRFCLWNVSNQVVKLSTSRAISCLNQASTTLHVNCSHCKRPMSSRGWVCDRCHHCASMCAVCHHVVKGLFVWCQGCSHGGHLQHIMKWLEGSSHCPAGCGHLCEYS